DNA sequence from the Candidatus Hinthialibacter antarcticus genome:
ACTTGAGTTTGTGGTGGTTTGGTTTCTTGGTTTGAATTACGGAATAAAATGATATGGTTTTGCCTCTGTTTTTTGGCGCTTGATGAAAAATTCACTTGTCTGCGGTTGCGATACCGCTGTTTTAATAATTCCATCATCATCCAACTGCCAACGGTTATCCCTAGTACGTCAGCGACAACATCGCTCATTTGTACATTGCCAAATCCCCAATAATCGAGCCATTCTTTTCCTATGCCTACGACGAAAGAATATGCGATGGCAATTAAAAAAACCAAAGCCAGAAAACGGTTTCGGATTTTGCGTTCCGATTGCCAAAAACGCGGTGAGTTGCTTTTGAATGTTGGGGTAAAGGAGAGAAAGCCGAAGATGACGACAATCGTTACGATAAACGATATGAGAAAATGAAGAAGTAAGTCTATTCGCATCCGCTTGTTGTTCGCCTTATCTGATTTGGTTATCTGTTATTACGCTTGTGTTTCAGGGACCGTGTTATTCGCGTAGCCATATCCGTGACGAGTATACACACTGCGCTCATTTGCAGGGACTCCATTCAACACAGTCGCAAAGATGTTCCCGCCGCTTCGATGAATATGGTCGATTGAAGTGACCAGGTCGTCTTTCACGACCTTTCCACTACGCACAACAAGCAACGTCGAATCAAATTGCGGGGAAAGGATGGTCGCATCGGGAGTCGCCAACACTGGTGCGGTATCAATAAATATGTAGTCAAACACTTCTTTTAATGAATCGATCATTTCAGAAAAATTCTTTGATGTTAAAATTTCACTCGGCATACTATGTGTCTTGCCTGCCGGGAGGAGGAATAACCCCGGAATATCCGTTTCAAATAGCGCTTGATCCAAAGACTCGGAGCCGTCAATTACGTCAATGAGTCCGATTGAACTATGCTCTCCAAAGAACCGATGCAGAGTTGGCTTACGAAGATCGCAATCGACCAAAACGACGCGTTTCCCAAGCAATGAGATTGCGGATGCGAGATTGGCGCAAACAGTGCTTTTGCCCTCGCCAGGGACGGAGCTGGTTATGAGAATCGTTCGTGAGCGGCGCACCATGTCAGAAAATAAAAACCGGGTTCTCAACGCAATCATTGATTCGGCTGCGGGCGACAACGACTCGGGATCAATTCTTCCTTCCGTGATCGATTCGTCTGTATTGGAAAACAAAGGGACGACGCCTAATACCGTTACGCCTGTGATTTGTTCGACTTGTTGAGGCGTACGAATTGTGCGGTCTTGGAACTCGATGAAAATAACAGCGCCAACAGCGACTCCTAGAGCGGAAGCAATCGTGAGAAGTACGATGCGTATCCAATTACGGTTAATCGGGCTTAGAGGGACTTCTGCATAATCAACAATCTCAAAAATGCGGCTACGGGTTTCCTTCTGGGTTTCAAGACTGCCTTTGGCTTGTTGTATGTCTTCGACGACAGACGTTTTCTGATCAATGATTTGGTCGCGAGTCCGTATTAAATCTTGCAATTCGCTCCATTGGGCGTCTCGGCTGTATTTTTCTTTTATGAGTTCTTGCTCTTCACTGTCCAATACGTTTTTGCGGGACAAATTACGCTCGTATTCGATTCGCCGTTTTTCAACAAGAGATAGTATTTCTTCGTCAATAGCGTCTTCTAATACATTGATTTGATTTGCCTTTTCTTTGTAGTCTGGATAATTTCGTCCATACCGTTCTTCAATTTCAGCAAATTCTTTTCGCAATTTTGTTAATTCGATTCGCCAGGTCTGCAGCGTAGATGAGTCGAGTGCATCAGGATTGATTGCGTTAAAGTTGCCGGTTTCGCTTGGAAGGAAGACTGATTCAAAATCCGTTCGCGCGTTTGTTAATTCATTGCTTGCTTCCGCCAGTTGTTGCCTGACTCTTGAAAGCCTGTCATCAATATCTTGAATCGGGTCGTATGAACTCACTCCCTGTAGTTGAAAAAAACCATTCTCTTTTTTGAATCCAAGAATGGATTTATCCATAGCATGAATTCGCGTGTCAATTTGCGTCAGCTGAGCACTGAGGCCGTCAATGTATTCATCTGTGAAGAGTTCATTTGATTTCCGGCTGAAATCAATATATTCCTCTGCGTGGGCGTTAGCAATGTTTGCCGCTAAAAATGGGTCTTTTGCGGTATATCTTAGATAGAGAATTCTTGGGGATGTTCGCTCTGAAGTCACTTTAAGGCCTGAGAGATAACGATTAACCAAGCGGCTCATTATTGGATCTGCGTAGGTCGTCGCGAGATCAACATCACCGGATAAAAGGGTAATAGGTTTACTCGCCGAATTCAGGTTTTCTGATGGTTTTGGCGACGAGTTATTACTTGTAAACGTATCATCGTTCCAAAGTTCAAATTGGTTAATAACATTTCGCGCAAACCGGCGGCTTTGAATTAAGTTAGGCTGAGCCATGTAGAATTCGAGTGAAATGTTTTCAAAATTCAAAAACTCTTCAAGGTTAAAAACGGGGCGTTTGGATTCAACTTTCAATTTGACCGTCGCTGTGTATTGAGGCGGATCTGAAATGAAGATGAAAAAAACGACGGACGCTACGCATATAAACGCAGCGATTCCGAGTTTCCAATGTCGCATAAATGTTTCTTGCACCCAGCGTAAATCAAACGCGAATTCGCTATCGCTTGATTCTATTGATTCAAACGGTTGCGAATTTCTTGATTGCAACGATGGTTCGTCAAAATCAACCATAAAAACAATACTTTCTTAAAACACTGACGATTCTAATACTGTAAGTGGTAACGAAAATGGATTCAGACGACGTAATGTATAAGGGATATTTAAAATGCTATGGCTGACATGAATGATGTCTCCAGGTTTCGCTATGTTATCTATTTCGTTTTTCTGTAAATGAGATAGTGAATATTTTGTCATCACCTGGCTTCCATCTGGGACAACTCGATAAACGCGTATCGTTCGACTGGCGACAAAGGTCCGGTCGCCTGCTTCGACAATGGCGCTTGTAATGGTCATATTCGGTTTCCATGGGTAAGCGCCTGGTTTATTTACCTGGCCCGCGACAAAAACAGTATCATTATCTGGTATATAGATACTGTCGCCAGCATTCATCGATTGATTGCGTATTTCAGAATTTGATTGATATTGCTCAGAAGTAAATGTGCTTAGCTGCTGATTGCCTTCTTGGTTGATATGATGCCATAAAAGAGTATGACCAGCATTATCCGAACGGCCTCCAGCCAATCCGATCGCATCCCCAATCGTTAGTGTGCGCGTAAGTGGAATATCACCCGGATTTTTCACTGCGCCTAGAATATAAACGTTCTCCGCAAAGGGGATGATAATTTCATCCCCTGCGTTTAATAACACATTCATTGTCGCTGACTGAATGTTGTTAGACTGCATCAGTTCTTCTCGATCAATCTGTACTTGTACACCGTCTAATCTCTGTAGATGAATAAAAGGTCCTGCTTGAGTATCGTCGACGCCCCCTTGGCGGGCGATCACTTCCCGGAGGCGAATTCCAGGATAGATTGGGACAATTCCTGGTGTTTTGATTGCTCCCGCCAAAGTAACAATCGCACTGTTCTGCTCGGTGATTTTTACGATAACCGTTGGGCTTACCAGAAATTCTTCATCGCGTAAGCGCTCTTGCATGTGGATTTCAAGTTCGCTGGAAGTGCGGCCTGCGGCATTCACGCG
Encoded proteins:
- a CDS encoding polysaccharide biosynthesis tyrosine autokinase, encoding MVDFDEPSLQSRNSQPFESIESSDSEFAFDLRWVQETFMRHWKLGIAAFICVASVVFFIFISDPPQYTATVKLKVESKRPVFNLEEFLNFENISLEFYMAQPNLIQSRRFARNVINQFELWNDDTFTSNNSSPKPSENLNSASKPITLLSGDVDLATTYADPIMSRLVNRYLSGLKVTSERTSPRILYLRYTAKDPFLAANIANAHAEEYIDFSRKSNELFTDEYIDGLSAQLTQIDTRIHAMDKSILGFKKENGFFQLQGVSSYDPIQDIDDRLSRVRQQLAEASNELTNARTDFESVFLPSETGNFNAINPDALDSSTLQTWRIELTKLRKEFAEIEERYGRNYPDYKEKANQINVLEDAIDEEILSLVEKRRIEYERNLSRKNVLDSEEQELIKEKYSRDAQWSELQDLIRTRDQIIDQKTSVVEDIQQAKGSLETQKETRSRIFEIVDYAEVPLSPINRNWIRIVLLTIASALGVAVGAVIFIEFQDRTIRTPQQVEQITGVTVLGVVPLFSNTDESITEGRIDPESLSPAAESMIALRTRFLFSDMVRRSRTILITSSVPGEGKSTVCANLASAISLLGKRVVLVDCDLRKPTLHRFFGEHSSIGLIDVIDGSESLDQALFETDIPGLFLLPAGKTHSMPSEILTSKNFSEMIDSLKEVFDYIFIDTAPVLATPDATILSPQFDSTLLVVRSGKVVKDDLVTSIDHIHRSGGNIFATVLNGVPANERSVYTRHGYGYANNTVPETQA
- a CDS encoding SLBB domain-containing protein; this translates as MKPKWFQIMVFILFGLAIVQSIHANDPKLGPRDILSITVYDEPSLSLEVVISGDGSFSYPLLERVNAAGRTSSELEIHMQERLRDEEFLVSPTVIVKITEQNSAIVTLAGAIKTPGIVPIYPGIRLREVIARQGGVDDTQAGPFIHLQRLDGVQVQIDREELMQSNNIQSATMNVLLNAGDEIIIPFAENVYILGAVKNPGDIPLTRTLTIGDAIGLAGGRSDNAGHTLLWHHINQEGNQQLSTFTSEQYQSNSEIRNQSMNAGDSIYIPDNDTVFVAGQVNKPGAYPWKPNMTITSAIVEAGDRTFVASRTIRVYRVVPDGSQVMTKYSLSHLQKNEIDNIAKPGDIIHVSHSILNIPYTLRRLNPFSLPLTVLESSVF